The proteins below are encoded in one region of Winogradskyella helgolandensis:
- a CDS encoding T9SS type A sorting domain-containing protein — protein MKSKLLFTVLILFSTYSYAQLNIIIDDTFGAENPSKVLAADLDGDGFKDVISLADGVHWYKNIDGQGKFDKPLLIEYVDISDLEFDIDAADIDGDNDIDLVYFIKNPADLNEPILVWSENIDGQGNFAASQTLRVLDNVSRLKVDLLDVDNDGDIDVTYSDYTEIGWLENTDGHANFTDHVLLTSSINYDGYSFSNLNGDNLMDIVVDYQNTLDFYVHNTNNTVTLTQNLDTSSTGKYVVTADIDGDNDKDVATILLDGANSQVLWYENTNGLGVFSSRVTITSLPDMVGADIDSLNDIAFEDLDGDSNLDLLFCYQPTDMIGLIWSSNPTNKMTWYKNLGSGNFGAEQIISSSLLGIKSFFATDINNDANIDVITSSVYDQQVAWFKNVDGQGTFGEQELISNALFGIRGLDKGDLDRDGDLDVVTVSVDGKLSLFENTYGQGNFEEGQVIVKSVLQTQGIDAINDLNVSISDVDGDEDLDIVVWVFEELDFVEGRLHLFTNDGNLNFTESLPIEYEGFRNYIAYEDIDGDYDLDIIGVMGDFYSTIFYHKNNGDGTFEAAQSLGDGFNFVRALDLGDIDNDGDLDLVIAETGGDISWFYNDGLGNFVLSQTITDNGHYITEVTIENITNDKNRDITFVANNNSNTLREVGLLKNNDGLGAFNTKEILLSTDDYIDNVTFMDYDNDRDKDILAGRSNNFGVNDLVWYENIGVITSNVFIYNPYITILQNRRPNQLNLFDIDDNETIDIVGAFTDNSVMWFENSSLEWNEMVGSITFADDVPCDEDNPPFQNIMVVADSGENEYATFSQIDGAYQLLIEEPGIYSTTPIIPFSGSFTVSPEMYVSDFEDLGITENQSFCVVPNGAYNDLELSIFPITEDPRPGFDALYRVVFTNVGPQIENGTITFEYDGTMMSYLSASEDIQSVTSQEVVFNFQDLAPLQSQFIDITFTILPPPTVNGGDLLDFFATVDGGNEDLTPFNNSHGIKQIVVNSYDPNDIRVMEGDEITIEDADKYLHYLIRFQNTGSASAININIEHELDEKLDWETMRLEDLSHPGRVEIIDGSMVNFIFDDIHLPDSNSNEPGSHGHIAYKIKPKSDVEVGDVFSAVADIYFDFNPPIITNTATTEIVEPLGVAEFDKQSIKLYPNPTNYKLKITSNHIIDRLSVIDLNGRLLNEIIVSSLDYDLDVSSLTKGVYFLEIQSGITKTVKRFIKS, from the coding sequence ATGAAATCAAAATTACTTTTTACTGTGCTAATATTATTTAGTACATATAGTTATGCACAGTTAAACATTATTATTGATGACACATTCGGGGCTGAAAATCCATCAAAAGTGCTTGCGGCTGATTTGGATGGTGATGGATTTAAAGATGTTATTTCTTTAGCAGATGGTGTGCATTGGTATAAGAATATTGATGGTCAAGGGAAATTTGATAAGCCTCTATTAATTGAATACGTTGATATTTCTGATTTAGAATTCGATATAGATGCTGCAGATATCGATGGTGATAATGATATTGATTTAGTTTATTTTATTAAAAATCCAGCAGATCTCAATGAGCCAATTTTGGTTTGGTCAGAAAACATAGATGGCCAAGGTAATTTTGCGGCGAGTCAAACTTTAAGAGTTTTAGATAATGTATCGCGATTAAAAGTTGACCTTCTAGACGTAGATAACGATGGAGATATCGATGTCACGTATTCAGATTATACCGAAATAGGATGGCTAGAGAACACAGACGGACATGCTAATTTTACAGATCACGTTTTGTTGACATCTTCTATCAATTATGATGGGTATAGTTTTTCGAATCTTAATGGAGACAATCTAATGGATATCGTGGTAGATTACCAGAATACTCTCGATTTTTATGTGCACAATACTAATAATACGGTTACACTTACACAGAATTTAGATACTTCTTCTACTGGTAAATATGTGGTAACAGCAGATATTGATGGTGATAATGATAAAGATGTTGCTACAATCTTATTGGATGGAGCTAACAGTCAGGTTTTATGGTACGAGAACACAAATGGATTAGGGGTGTTTTCATCTAGAGTTACAATTACTAGTCTTCCTGATATGGTAGGTGCAGATATTGATAGTCTAAATGATATAGCATTTGAAGATTTGGATGGTGATAGTAATTTAGATTTACTCTTTTGCTATCAACCTACAGATATGATAGGTCTTATTTGGAGTTCTAATCCAACGAATAAAATGACTTGGTATAAAAATTTAGGTTCAGGAAATTTTGGTGCTGAACAAATAATATCGTCTTCATTATTGGGCATAAAATCATTTTTCGCAACGGATATTAATAATGATGCTAATATTGATGTGATCACATCTTCAGTTTACGATCAGCAAGTTGCTTGGTTTAAAAATGTAGATGGTCAAGGCACATTTGGTGAGCAAGAGTTAATATCGAATGCTTTATTTGGAATTCGCGGTTTAGATAAAGGAGATTTAGATAGAGATGGTGACCTAGATGTTGTCACTGTTTCGGTAGATGGAAAATTATCTCTTTTTGAAAACACGTATGGTCAAGGTAATTTTGAGGAAGGCCAAGTCATTGTTAAGAGTGTATTACAAACTCAGGGTATTGATGCTATAAATGACCTTAATGTTTCAATAAGTGATGTCGATGGAGATGAGGATTTAGATATTGTCGTTTGGGTGTTTGAAGAATTAGATTTCGTAGAAGGCAGGTTACATTTATTTACGAATGACGGAAATTTGAATTTTACTGAAAGTCTTCCAATAGAATATGAAGGTTTTAGAAACTACATAGCATATGAAGATATTGATGGTGATTACGATTTAGACATTATAGGTGTTATGGGTGATTTTTACTCTACTATTTTTTATCATAAAAACAATGGCGATGGTACTTTTGAGGCTGCACAGTCACTAGGTGATGGCTTTAATTTTGTTAGAGCATTAGATTTAGGTGATATTGATAATGATGGAGATTTAGATCTTGTCATTGCAGAAACAGGTGGTGATATATCTTGGTTTTACAACGATGGTTTAGGGAATTTTGTGCTTTCTCAAACCATAACAGACAATGGTCATTATATAACTGAAGTTACAATAGAGAATATAACAAATGATAAAAATAGAGATATTACTTTTGTTGCTAATAATAATAGTAACACTTTAAGAGAAGTAGGTTTGCTAAAAAACAATGATGGATTAGGAGCTTTTAATACTAAAGAAATTCTATTGTCTACTGATGATTATATTGATAATGTAACATTTATGGATTATGATAATGATAGAGACAAGGATATTTTAGCTGGAAGATCTAATAATTTTGGTGTAAATGATTTAGTATGGTATGAAAATATAGGTGTAATCACAAGCAATGTGTTTATCTATAATCCTTACATTACAATTTTACAAAACAGAAGGCCAAACCAATTAAATCTCTTTGATATTGATGATAATGAGACTATTGATATCGTTGGAGCTTTTACGGATAATAGTGTGATGTGGTTTGAAAATTCCTCACTCGAATGGAATGAAATGGTCGGATCCATAACATTTGCAGATGATGTACCGTGTGATGAAGATAATCCACCTTTTCAAAATATTATGGTCGTTGCGGATAGTGGTGAAAATGAATACGCTACCTTCTCACAGATTGATGGAGCGTATCAATTACTCATTGAAGAACCAGGAATATATTCAACCACACCAATAATTCCTTTTTCCGGATCTTTTACGGTTTCACCAGAAATGTATGTCTCGGATTTTGAAGACTTAGGCATTACTGAAAACCAAAGTTTTTGTGTCGTGCCCAATGGAGCATATAATGACTTAGAGCTTTCTATTTTCCCAATCACTGAAGATCCAAGACCCGGTTTTGATGCGCTTTATAGAGTTGTATTTACAAATGTTGGACCGCAAATAGAGAATGGAACTATAACATTTGAATATGATGGGACAATGATGTCATATCTTTCGGCTTCAGAAGATATCCAAAGTGTAACGTCACAAGAAGTTGTTTTTAATTTTCAGGATTTAGCACCTTTACAATCTCAATTTATTGACATCACCTTCACAATTTTACCTCCACCAACAGTAAATGGAGGTGACCTTTTAGACTTCTTTGCAACCGTTGATGGTGGAAATGAAGACCTGACTCCTTTTAATAATTCCCATGGTATAAAACAAATCGTGGTTAATTCTTATGACCCTAATGATATAAGGGTGATGGAAGGAGATGAAATTACAATTGAAGATGCAGATAAATATTTACATTATTTAATTCGTTTTCAAAATACAGGATCTGCAAGTGCTATAAATATTAACATAGAGCATGAGCTAGATGAAAAACTAGATTGGGAAACCATGAGGCTAGAGGATTTAAGCCATCCTGGTAGAGTTGAAATCATTGATGGTTCAATGGTTAATTTTATTTTCGATGATATTCATTTACCAGATAGTAACTCAAACGAGCCAGGGTCTCATGGACATATTGCATATAAAATAAAACCAAAATCAGATGTTGAAGTAGGAGATGTGTTTAGTGCAGTAGCCGATATTTATTTTGATTTTAATCCTCCAATAATAACGAATACGGCAACTACAGAAATTGTTGAGCCATTAGGTGTAGCTGAATTTGATAAGCAATCAATTAAGCTATATCCAAATCCTACAAATTATAAACTAAAAATCACATCGAATCACATAATTGATAGATTATCAGTTATAGACCTTAATGGGAGGTTATTGAATGAAATAATTGTTTCAAGTTTAGACTATGATTTAGATGTTTCAAGTTTAACTAAGGGAGTTTACTTTTTGGAAATTCAATCTGGTATCACTAAAACTGTTAAACGGTTTATTAAGAGTTGA